One Nicotiana sylvestris chromosome 12, ASM39365v2, whole genome shotgun sequence genomic window carries:
- the LOC104216440 gene encoding B3 domain-containing protein REM9-like yields MCNDYWEKVKSLVNVLPLSLPIIPFQSSVQYLAVGEIEDNNKNNNILSKIPIPFSKYLNGCNQEHAILRRAGKKSVVKVNGRLLEEGWGKFAEEHDLQLGDCLVFKHEGNMEFEVSNFGSSKCEREYEQPLQGVSEGEEERDHSCKKITPLRGTDSNGQQVMQKWILGSRNLSKDVKVKAITFDIVRSGGDEVERGGYESRL; encoded by the exons ATGTGCAATGATTACTGGGAGAAAGTAAAATCTTTGGTTAATGTTCTACCCTTGTCTCTACCAATAATTCCTTTCCAATCCTCAG TACAGTACCTTGCAGTTGGCGAAATTGAAGATaacaacaagaacaacaacatactcagt AAAATCCCCATACCTTTTTCCAAGTATCTGAATGGATGTAATCAAGAACATGCAATACTGAGAAGGGCAGGTAAGAAGTCGGTGGTAAAAGTGAACGGACGGCTATTGGAAGAGGGTTGGGGAAAATTTGCAGAGGAACATGATTTGCAGTTGGGAGATTGTTTGGTGTTCAAACATGAAGGAAACAtggagtttgaagtttcaaaCTTTGGTTCAAGTAAGTGTGAAAGAGAATATGAACAGCCTCTGCAAGGAGTTAGTGAAGGAGAAGAGGAGAGGGATCATTCTTGCAAGAAAATCACACCACTAAG AGGCACAGATAGTAACGGCCAACAAGTAATGCAGAAATGGATCCTTGGTTCAAGGAATCTGTCGAAAGACGTGAAAGTTAAGGCCATTACATTTGACATAGTCAGAAGTGGTGGGGATGAAGTTGAGCGAGGTGGGTATGAAAGTCGCTTGTAA